One Sinobacterium caligoides genomic window carries:
- a CDS encoding DUF3465 domain-containing protein encodes MKKILYFILLALAAYFYLTDSTTFSPETSNKAALSVNDDRALSNALDNKLSNIQVRGSGTVKAILRDDNKGSRHQKFILALDSGQTILIAHNIDLSSRVAKLNKGDRVEFYGEYEWNNRGGVVHWTHHDPKGRHANGWLKHNGTTYR; translated from the coding sequence ATGAAGAAAATACTCTATTTCATCTTGTTGGCTCTCGCCGCGTACTTTTATCTCACCGATTCTACAACCTTCTCACCTGAAACGAGCAACAAAGCTGCTCTTTCAGTCAACGATGACCGCGCTTTAAGCAATGCACTCGACAACAAGCTGAGCAATATACAGGTTCGCGGTTCAGGTACTGTCAAAGCTATCTTGCGTGATGATAATAAAGGCAGTCGTCACCAGAAGTTCATCTTAGCCCTCGATAGTGGTCAGACTATCCTCATTGCACATAACATCGACCTATCTTCCCGAGTGGCCAAGCTCAATAAGGGCGACAGAGTCGAATTCTATGGCGAGTACGAATGGAATAATCGCGGTGGCGTTGTCCATTGGACACACCATGACCCCAAAGGGCGACACGCCAATGGCTGGCTCAAGCATAATGGCACAACCTATCGATAG
- a CDS encoding medium chain dehydrogenase/reductase family protein — translation MPYEKVVVTAFGGPEVLQLKRELQLPEPTEHELRIKVLAAGTGFTDTIIREGQYVDNKAKPPFVIGYDWFGVVDKVGSKVTQFQVGDHVADLCMIGGYTQYLTVEASRVIAAPDDLDPAEAVAMILSYGTAYQMLKRVSPLPSGSTALVHAAGGAVGSALCELGRLMGIKVIGTASKAKHPLLAKFGAKPIDYRSEDFVERVQQLTDKQGVEIVFDTIGGKSWGRSYQCLKRGGTLIGFGAYQLTTGEEKLPSLLWGFFKLLAGWKLLPDGKKSCFFNIQKRRESHQEEFKEDIGELFEWLRQGKLQPVIAERRPLAEAAEVHRQIDNAEIIGKTVLICQP, via the coding sequence ATGCCCTATGAAAAGGTGGTCGTGACAGCATTTGGCGGGCCAGAAGTGTTACAGCTTAAGAGAGAGCTGCAACTGCCCGAACCAACAGAGCATGAATTGCGTATCAAAGTATTAGCCGCAGGCACCGGCTTCACTGACACCATTATCCGCGAAGGGCAATATGTCGACAATAAGGCTAAACCACCCTTCGTGATAGGCTACGATTGGTTTGGCGTCGTCGACAAGGTTGGCAGCAAAGTCACCCAGTTCCAGGTCGGCGACCACGTTGCAGACCTCTGCATGATTGGCGGCTACACTCAGTATTTAACCGTTGAGGCGAGTAGAGTGATTGCTGCGCCTGATGACCTAGACCCTGCAGAAGCTGTCGCCATGATACTCTCCTATGGCACCGCCTATCAGATGTTAAAACGCGTCAGCCCCCTGCCCTCTGGCAGCACTGCCCTTGTTCATGCCGCCGGCGGCGCCGTCGGCTCAGCGCTCTGTGAGCTGGGGCGGCTAATGGGGATAAAAGTGATAGGTACAGCATCGAAAGCCAAGCACCCCTTACTCGCAAAGTTCGGCGCCAAGCCGATCGATTACCGCAGCGAAGATTTCGTCGAGCGCGTGCAGCAACTCACCGATAAACAAGGCGTCGAGATTGTCTTCGACACCATCGGCGGCAAGAGCTGGGGGCGTTCATACCAATGTCTTAAGCGTGGCGGCACACTGATCGGCTTTGGTGCCTACCAACTTACCACTGGGGAGGAGAAGCTGCCCTCTCTACTATGGGGGTTCTTTAAGTTGTTAGCTGGCTGGAAGCTCTTGCCCGATGGTAAGAAGAGCTGTTTTTTTAATATTCAGAAACGACGTGAAAGCCACCAGGAAGAGTTTAAAGAAGACATCGGCGAACTGTTCGAGTGGCTAAGACAAGGCAAACTGCAACCCGTTATAGCCGAACGCAGGCCTCTAGCAGAAGCCGCAGAGGTACACCGGCAAATTGATAACGCTGAAATCATCGGCAAGACTGTACTCATTTGTCAGCCATAA
- a CDS encoding DUF3320 domain-containing protein, which produces MGSIKKQLDISRMELLDMGIRGNTLLHFRATAKTLSVVDERSDVIFERLVEQQQAMSFIPLPAKLLNADSELASSEPLEDQLQLLSGPERHIDCHLQTKLAASLLDKRLLKISTEANSFYQEQGVDILYLALGFLTWYEDGHPDKARQAPLILVPVKLQRGSAKERFKLHYTQADLGPNLTLAAKLKMELKIELPEFAEELTPEEYFAAVEAAVAAQPRWQVSRNHVALGLFSFGKFQMYQDLAPDSWPSYCQPDQHPVLQRLLGEGFKASDSDDLPVEPKKALDLTGLSFVKDADSSQTSAILAVRNGESLVIQGPPGTGKSQTITNIISQSIADGKSVLFVAEKMAALEVVKSRLDDCQLGEAVLELHSHKSNKKSVLSELRRTLELGVPKVEDCAADKARHRLLQHKLDRYCREVNAPILNSGMSYIDALGYDLQLSKESSGHNLPVLDFELMREWDSEDFDRACTLVRPLVSHLSEMGVPSSHPFSQSKLEDFSPAAQSQLLETLAQCDILLADSQQQSRVLAKQVGLPAPTTVNAIVGLCAAVERLLSAPRLAGLNLEAAEWRDSEEQINQLIATATEISVIKNSRSGVLIDQAWSADLLAARQAFATTGEHWWRSFSGAYRRAEACLKGLLLIDLPESSDDCLALLDDVLKVQSLNERFEGQASLGERLFGSRWRGLDSDWVELQELAEWLIVFYRQPGPDALSSGALRFLQDGDSLAKGQQQLACMVEAVTAMRDGMESLAQQLKITRLEDENVLLTEEFGVLQQRCVAWREQVDSLYQMTRYNCLARILRSKKLTAIEKLAFHWQGPPHLLLTTLKKTWYEGLLHEAYSHSVSIKHFDRLNHENIIDEFKTLDGELFLHAQEALVERLHENLPHASAAGEAGIIRHEMSKKRRHMPLRRLLKQAGRAVQQIKPVFMMSPMSVATYLEQGAIDFDLLIFDEASQIKVVDAIGPILRAKQVVVVGDTRQMPPTDFFSQSLELEDEEAERSQTADIESILNMFISKGAPETMLRWHYRSRHDSLITVSNHEFYDGKLMIFPSPGVNAQAKGLSFQHIPEAIYDRGASRTNPLEAKVVAEAVLDFAQTTPQLSLGVVAFSTAQRDCILEELEHLRRENPDCEDFFNEERLEGFFVKNLENVQGDERDTIFVSIGYGRTIDGGVSKSFGPINLDGGERRLNVLITRARLAMEVFCNFTAEQLGDVDDSPFGVRALKSFIHYAESGDLVNECEPVVQHETPFENQVTEVIQSLGYEVEAQLGTTGFSIDIAVRDPQHSDRYLLAVETDGANYGHAKNARDRDRLRQSVLEGLGWRCHRVWSTDWFRSPKRETDRLKEAIDEAVSYYHQLDDGAAERLRSAGDPNGQQARVARLLEVEGEALVPAYTLTSGDIGIARAVKIHKLHVAVINKAVQRIVEIEGPLHIKDVADRLSESAGYVRVGPRVVPHLEASLPIGHAEGLFYLENNFIYCNGDKQVAVRDRSALTSRQRKLEHIPPEELEAALLLAIEVGFSLSAKAAVTEALTLLGFQRKTEKARLVMAERLKQLLAEGRVKQEGELISCLIKERA; this is translated from the coding sequence ATGGGGTCGATAAAAAAACAGTTGGATATCAGTCGCATGGAATTGCTCGATATGGGTATCCGCGGCAATACTCTACTGCACTTTCGTGCGACAGCTAAAACCTTATCGGTGGTCGATGAGCGATCTGATGTGATTTTCGAGCGCCTTGTCGAGCAGCAGCAGGCTATGTCCTTTATTCCTCTTCCTGCTAAATTATTGAATGCTGATTCTGAACTCGCCAGTTCAGAGCCATTGGAAGACCAGTTGCAGCTACTGAGTGGTCCTGAGCGGCATATCGACTGCCACTTGCAGACCAAGTTAGCAGCGAGCCTTCTCGATAAGCGGTTACTGAAAATTAGTACCGAGGCGAATAGCTTTTATCAGGAACAGGGTGTCGATATCCTCTATCTGGCACTAGGTTTTCTGACTTGGTACGAAGACGGTCATCCGGACAAGGCCCGTCAAGCGCCGCTCATACTGGTCCCCGTTAAATTACAACGAGGTTCCGCTAAGGAACGTTTTAAGCTCCATTACACTCAAGCAGATCTTGGGCCGAACCTAACACTTGCGGCTAAGTTGAAAATGGAGCTTAAGATTGAGCTACCAGAGTTTGCCGAGGAATTGACACCAGAAGAATACTTCGCTGCAGTAGAAGCTGCGGTTGCTGCTCAGCCACGTTGGCAAGTGAGCAGAAACCATGTTGCGCTAGGGTTGTTTTCTTTTGGTAAGTTTCAGATGTACCAGGATCTCGCCCCCGATAGTTGGCCATCATACTGTCAGCCAGACCAGCATCCGGTATTGCAGCGGCTACTAGGAGAGGGTTTCAAGGCCAGTGATAGCGATGATCTGCCTGTTGAGCCGAAGAAAGCGCTTGATCTAACGGGGCTCAGCTTTGTAAAAGATGCAGACTCTAGCCAGACCTCGGCAATACTTGCGGTGAGGAATGGCGAAAGCCTGGTGATCCAGGGGCCACCCGGCACGGGTAAATCACAGACGATTACTAACATTATTTCTCAGTCGATCGCCGATGGTAAGAGTGTACTATTTGTCGCGGAGAAAATGGCGGCATTAGAGGTGGTAAAAAGCCGGCTCGATGATTGTCAGCTTGGTGAGGCAGTGCTTGAGTTGCACAGCCACAAGAGCAATAAGAAGTCAGTGCTGTCAGAATTACGCAGAACCTTAGAACTCGGTGTACCTAAGGTAGAAGACTGTGCCGCTGACAAGGCTAGGCATCGCCTGTTGCAGCACAAGTTAGATCGTTATTGTCGTGAAGTGAATGCGCCCATCCTTAATAGCGGTATGAGTTATATCGATGCGCTAGGCTATGACTTACAGCTAAGCAAGGAGTCATCAGGGCATAATTTACCCGTGTTAGACTTTGAGTTGATGCGTGAGTGGGATAGCGAAGACTTTGATCGTGCATGTACATTGGTGCGGCCGCTGGTGTCGCACTTAAGTGAGATGGGCGTGCCGAGTAGTCATCCGTTCTCTCAGTCGAAGCTTGAAGATTTCTCTCCTGCAGCACAATCTCAGTTGTTAGAAACGTTAGCGCAGTGCGACATTTTATTGGCAGATAGTCAGCAGCAGAGTCGTGTGCTTGCAAAGCAGGTGGGGTTGCCGGCACCGACAACGGTTAATGCCATTGTCGGTTTATGTGCGGCGGTAGAGCGGTTGTTGAGTGCACCCCGTTTGGCTGGCTTGAACTTAGAGGCAGCTGAGTGGCGTGACAGCGAAGAGCAAATTAACCAACTGATTGCTACTGCGACAGAAATCAGTGTGATCAAAAATAGCCGTTCTGGGGTTCTGATTGATCAGGCTTGGTCCGCGGACCTGTTGGCTGCCAGGCAGGCTTTTGCAACCACCGGAGAGCATTGGTGGCGCTCGTTTTCGGGGGCCTATAGGCGTGCTGAAGCCTGCCTTAAGGGGTTGTTGCTTATTGACCTACCTGAATCCAGCGACGATTGCTTGGCTTTATTAGATGATGTGTTGAAAGTACAGTCGCTGAATGAGCGTTTTGAAGGTCAGGCATCACTCGGTGAGCGTTTGTTTGGATCGCGTTGGCGTGGTTTAGACAGTGATTGGGTGGAGCTGCAAGAGCTAGCAGAGTGGTTAATTGTTTTCTATCGACAGCCAGGGCCTGATGCGTTGTCATCTGGAGCGTTACGCTTTTTGCAAGATGGCGATAGTCTCGCGAAGGGGCAGCAACAGTTGGCCTGCATGGTCGAGGCTGTCACAGCCATGCGCGACGGTATGGAGAGCTTGGCACAGCAGTTGAAGATTACACGTTTAGAGGATGAAAACGTGTTACTCACCGAGGAGTTCGGTGTATTGCAACAACGCTGTGTTGCATGGCGAGAGCAAGTTGACTCGCTGTATCAGATGACACGCTACAACTGCCTGGCCCGCATCTTACGCAGTAAAAAGCTAACAGCGATCGAGAAGCTCGCTTTTCATTGGCAGGGCCCGCCACATTTATTATTAACGACGCTGAAAAAGACCTGGTATGAAGGCCTACTTCATGAGGCCTACAGTCATAGTGTATCGATTAAGCATTTCGATCGCTTGAATCACGAGAACATAATTGACGAGTTTAAGACACTTGATGGCGAGTTGTTTCTGCATGCGCAAGAGGCGTTAGTTGAGCGACTGCATGAAAACCTGCCGCATGCGAGTGCTGCAGGAGAGGCGGGCATCATTCGCCATGAAATGAGCAAGAAGCGACGCCATATGCCGCTGCGGCGCCTATTAAAACAAGCGGGGCGGGCCGTTCAACAGATAAAGCCAGTTTTCATGATGAGTCCAATGTCGGTGGCAACCTACCTAGAGCAAGGGGCGATTGATTTTGACTTGTTGATTTTTGATGAAGCTAGCCAGATTAAAGTGGTCGATGCTATCGGCCCTATTCTTCGGGCTAAGCAGGTCGTGGTGGTCGGTGATACTCGGCAGATGCCTCCTACAGACTTTTTCAGCCAGAGCTTGGAGCTTGAAGATGAGGAGGCGGAGCGCAGTCAGACTGCCGACATAGAAAGTATCTTGAATATGTTCATCTCTAAGGGGGCACCCGAGACGATGTTGCGTTGGCATTATCGCAGCCGACACGATTCGCTGATTACCGTGTCTAATCATGAGTTCTATGACGGCAAGCTGATGATCTTCCCTAGCCCAGGGGTGAACGCACAAGCTAAAGGTCTATCTTTTCAGCATATTCCTGAGGCAATCTATGATCGAGGCGCTTCGCGAACCAACCCATTGGAAGCGAAGGTGGTGGCTGAGGCGGTGTTAGACTTTGCGCAGACAACACCGCAGTTAAGCCTTGGTGTTGTTGCCTTCTCGACGGCGCAACGTGACTGTATTCTGGAAGAGTTGGAGCACTTACGCCGTGAAAACCCCGACTGCGAAGACTTTTTTAATGAGGAAAGATTGGAAGGCTTCTTTGTTAAAAACTTGGAGAATGTCCAGGGTGATGAGCGAGATACTATTTTTGTCAGTATCGGTTATGGCCGCACAATTGATGGTGGTGTGAGTAAGAGTTTCGGCCCTATCAATCTCGATGGCGGTGAGCGCCGCCTCAACGTTTTAATTACTCGTGCACGGCTCGCGATGGAGGTGTTCTGTAACTTTACCGCGGAGCAACTCGGTGACGTCGACGACAGCCCGTTTGGTGTTCGAGCGTTAAAGAGTTTTATTCACTATGCCGAAAGCGGTGACTTAGTGAACGAGTGCGAACCTGTGGTACAACACGAGACCCCCTTTGAAAACCAGGTGACGGAAGTGATTCAATCACTGGGTTATGAAGTCGAAGCGCAGCTCGGCACAACGGGCTTTTCTATTGATATCGCTGTGCGAGACCCTCAGCATAGTGACCGCTACCTTTTGGCCGTCGAGACCGACGGCGCCAATTATGGACATGCTAAAAATGCTCGAGACCGTGACCGCTTGCGGCAAAGCGTGCTCGAAGGGTTGGGTTGGCGCTGTCATCGGGTCTGGAGCACGGATTGGTTCCGCAGCCCAAAGCGTGAGACTGATCGCCTCAAAGAGGCTATTGATGAGGCAGTGAGCTATTATCATCAGCTCGACGACGGTGCCGCAGAACGACTACGTAGTGCCGGAGACCCCAACGGTCAGCAGGCACGTGTGGCAAGGCTGTTAGAGGTTGAAGGTGAGGCGCTGGTGCCAGCCTACACACTGACGAGCGGCGACATTGGCATTGCTCGAGCAGTAAAGATCCATAAATTGCATGTGGCGGTGATTAATAAGGCAGTACAACGCATTGTCGAAATAGAGGGCCCTTTGCATATTAAGGATGTTGCTGATCGACTGTCTGAGAGTGCCGGCTATGTTCGCGTGGGGCCAAGGGTGGTGCCTCATCTGGAAGCGTCACTGCCAATAGGGCACGCTGAAGGGCTGTTTTATTTAGAAAATAACTTTATCTATTGTAATGGCGACAAGCAGGTTGCGGTGAGGGACCGCTCGGCGTTAACAAGCCGTCAGCGTAAGTTGGAGCATATCCCGCCTGAAGAGCTTGAGGCCGCGTTGTTACTAGCGATTGAGGTGGGCTTTAGTCTCTCTGCAAAGGCAGCCGTTACCGAGGCGCTGACACTGCTTGGTTTCCAGCGCAAGACTGAAAAGGCGCGACTAGTAATGGCTGAGAGGCTGAAGCAGTTGCTTGCCGAGGGGCGGGTGAAGCAGGAAGGGGAGTTGATTAGCTGCTTAATTAAAGAGCGTGCTTAA
- a CDS encoding DUF3127 domain-containing protein: MSKSFEVQGEIHSIGDTTEYGNNGFTKREFVIKLTGEGENTSYPNYVALELIKDKCALMDAYQIGDEIVTHFNLSGRLWAGNGKGEKCFTSLQAWKVAAASATTADSSDNYSYDQSATAPTYDDVPADVSSKTANSFDDDIPF; the protein is encoded by the coding sequence ATGTCCAAGAGTTTTGAGGTACAGGGTGAAATCCACTCTATCGGTGATACAACGGAGTACGGGAATAACGGTTTTACCAAGCGTGAGTTCGTGATTAAGCTGACCGGCGAGGGAGAGAATACTAGTTACCCTAACTATGTTGCGCTGGAACTGATTAAGGATAAGTGTGCACTAATGGATGCTTATCAAATCGGCGATGAAATCGTCACTCACTTTAATTTATCGGGTCGCCTTTGGGCAGGTAATGGTAAGGGTGAGAAGTGTTTTACCAGTCTTCAGGCATGGAAAGTTGCCGCCGCAAGTGCTACAACTGCGGATAGTAGTGATAACTATTCCTATGATCAATCGGCGACTGCACCAACTTATGATGACGTTCCCGCTGACGTCTCTAGCAAAACAGCCAATAGTTTTGATGACGATATCCCGTTCTAG
- a CDS encoding linear amide C-N hydrolase, protein MSKTFWAKSIAVVFLLQSMMPAAMACTGIVLHAKDGTTVPARTMEFGFDIKSNIAVVPANTAIDTLTSNEDKKGFSYNNKYGFAGATALGKPIIVDGMNEKGLYFGAFYFNHLAVYEELTEANQSKAISSEELGNWLLGNFATVEEVKTALSSVHVVGTYIDAIKSFAPLHYAVTDASGKSIVIEYTASGLRIFDNTVNVVANNPTYDWHLTNLNNYIGLMSDNRETITVGTQKLKPFGEGTGLVGLPGDHSSPSRFVRAVAFANTVLPTKGAADTVFTAFHLLNTFDIPKGSIREQGADGVFTDYTVWTSVADTKNVVYYYKTYITQSVEKIDIKKALEGLTKPKIIVMESGFEVKDRSKGL, encoded by the coding sequence ATGAGTAAAACCTTTTGGGCGAAATCGATCGCTGTTGTTTTTCTTCTGCAAAGCATGATGCCAGCGGCAATGGCGTGTACGGGCATCGTACTTCATGCTAAGGATGGTACAACAGTACCTGCTCGGACAATGGAGTTTGGCTTTGATATTAAATCCAATATTGCCGTCGTTCCAGCTAATACAGCTATCGATACCTTGACTTCAAATGAGGATAAGAAAGGCTTTAGCTATAACAATAAGTATGGCTTTGCAGGGGCGACAGCGCTAGGCAAGCCAATCATTGTGGATGGTATGAATGAGAAAGGGCTTTATTTTGGCGCCTTCTATTTTAATCACCTTGCAGTCTATGAGGAATTGACTGAGGCTAATCAGAGCAAAGCCATCTCCAGCGAGGAGTTGGGTAACTGGTTGCTCGGTAATTTTGCAACAGTTGAAGAGGTGAAGACTGCGCTCTCTTCCGTTCATGTGGTCGGGACTTATATCGATGCGATTAAGAGCTTCGCCCCACTACACTATGCGGTTACCGACGCCAGCGGTAAGTCGATTGTTATCGAATATACGGCCAGTGGTCTACGTATCTTTGATAACACTGTTAATGTGGTGGCAAATAACCCGACCTACGATTGGCACCTCACCAATCTGAATAACTATATTGGCTTGATGTCAGATAATCGTGAGACCATCACGGTCGGCACCCAGAAGCTCAAGCCCTTTGGTGAGGGTACTGGTCTTGTTGGTCTGCCAGGTGATCACTCCTCTCCCTCTCGTTTTGTGCGCGCGGTAGCTTTCGCGAATACTGTGTTACCAACCAAGGGCGCGGCTGATACCGTCTTCACCGCATTTCACCTTCTCAATACCTTCGATATACCGAAGGGCTCGATACGTGAGCAGGGGGCCGATGGGGTGTTTACTGACTATACAGTCTGGACATCGGTGGCTGACACAAAAAATGTAGTCTACTACTACAAGACTTATATCACGCAGTCGGTAGAGAAGATTGACATTAAGAAAGCCTTGGAGGGGCTTACTAAACCGAAGATCATCGTTATGGAGAGCGGCTTTGAGGTCAAGGATCGTTCTAAGGGTCTCTAG
- the egtD gene encoding L-histidine N(alpha)-methyltransferase gives MQGMQSTEQIISKETLVDPSDELFVGLNRPNKRIDQKFHYNEYGSALFGKITALPEYYLTRTESLLLQRHSEEIAQYMGAGQMLIEHGAGNCGKVRHLLAPLQPQCYVPIDISAEFLFQSACHLQQDFSELYIHPIAGDITTSSQLPEHYRKLKKCVLYLGSSIANYPPEQAITILRQIHQLIAPSGGLLIGVDLQKDTSILQQAYNDEQGLVADFNLNALQHANELLDGNFDQDLFDHVAFYNEDKQRIEMHLQSSVDHEVELLGQTIPIRAGERIQTLQSYKYTVESFAALAQQAGLIPVKQWIDEQQLYSLQYFSSPQSPESTR, from the coding sequence ATGCAAGGAATGCAATCCACAGAACAAATCATCAGTAAAGAAACATTAGTAGACCCTAGTGACGAGCTGTTCGTCGGGCTAAACCGCCCAAACAAACGTATTGATCAAAAGTTTCACTACAACGAATACGGGTCCGCCCTATTTGGAAAGATTACCGCCCTGCCCGAATATTATCTGACTCGCACGGAGTCCCTATTATTACAACGACACAGTGAGGAGATTGCTCAATACATGGGGGCGGGGCAAATGCTTATTGAGCACGGCGCAGGTAATTGCGGCAAGGTCCGCCATTTGTTGGCCCCCCTACAACCTCAATGTTATGTTCCCATCGATATTTCGGCTGAGTTCTTATTCCAATCTGCCTGCCACTTACAGCAAGACTTCTCAGAGCTCTACATTCATCCGATAGCTGGCGACATTACGACCAGCAGTCAACTACCTGAGCACTATCGAAAACTCAAAAAATGCGTCCTTTACCTGGGGTCGAGCATTGCTAATTATCCCCCTGAGCAAGCCATCACAATCCTTCGTCAAATTCATCAACTCATCGCACCTAGCGGCGGCCTACTGATTGGTGTTGATCTACAAAAGGATACATCGATATTACAGCAAGCCTACAACGACGAGCAGGGGCTCGTAGCCGACTTCAACCTCAACGCCCTCCAGCACGCGAATGAGCTTCTAGATGGTAACTTTGACCAGGACTTATTCGATCATGTGGCCTTCTATAATGAAGACAAGCAACGCATAGAGATGCACTTACAAAGCAGCGTAGATCACGAAGTAGAGCTGCTAGGGCAGACGATACCCATTCGGGCCGGTGAGCGCATTCAAACATTGCAATCTTATAAGTACACCGTCGAAAGCTTCGCCGCACTTGCTCAACAAGCCGGCCTAATACCGGTCAAACAGTGGATCGATGAACAACAACTCTATAGCCTGCAATACTTTTCTAGCCCTCAGTCACCAGAGAGCACTCGATAG